One segment of Microbacterium arborescens DNA contains the following:
- a CDS encoding sugar phosphate isomerase/epimerase family protein produces MSGSLAKLAEIGFAHVEAFDFVSRPTEIRAALDAAGLTSPTGHAPLLTDELWTPDGSIPTPAPEVVYEAAATIGMKTVIDPFVAPDRWLTEEGVADIAERLNAQAEIAAGFGLSVGYHNHAQEFVASFDGQSAYERFVSLLDERVTLELDLFWALTGGQDVPALVKSLGDRLIAVHVKDGVVPASNPWAPGAEQFGSDSLDQRHAGTGDVPLAESLRAATALKYAVVEYDKAPGDVFADVAASLAFLRENGVSA; encoded by the coding sequence TTCGTCTCGCGCCCGACCGAGATCCGCGCGGCCCTGGACGCCGCCGGTCTCACCTCGCCGACCGGTCACGCTCCCCTGCTGACCGACGAGCTCTGGACGCCCGACGGCTCCATCCCCACGCCCGCGCCCGAGGTCGTCTACGAGGCCGCCGCCACCATCGGCATGAAGACGGTCATCGACCCGTTCGTCGCCCCCGACCGCTGGCTCACCGAAGAAGGCGTCGCTGACATCGCCGAGCGCCTCAACGCGCAGGCTGAGATCGCTGCAGGGTTCGGCCTGAGCGTCGGCTACCACAACCACGCGCAGGAGTTCGTCGCGTCGTTCGACGGTCAGAGCGCCTACGAGCGCTTCGTCTCGCTCCTCGACGAGCGCGTCACCCTCGAGCTCGACCTGTTCTGGGCGCTGACCGGCGGCCAGGACGTGCCTGCCCTGGTGAAGAGCCTCGGCGACCGCCTCATCGCCGTGCACGTCAAGGACGGTGTCGTGCCGGCATCCAACCCCTGGGCCCCCGGCGCCGAGCAGTTCGGCTCGGACAGCCTCGACCAGCGCCACGCCGGCACGGGCGATGTGCCGCTCGCCGAGTCGCTGCGTGCCGCGACCGCACTGAAGTACGCGGTCGTCGAGTACGACAAGGCCCCCGGAGACGTCTTCGCCGACGTCGCCGCCAGCCTGGCGTTCCTGCGTGAGAACGGCGTCAGCGCATGA
- a CDS encoding Gfo/Idh/MocA family protein — protein MTGPVGVGFVGVGVISDTYLENLGSFPDVRVVILGDLDVDRAKAQAEKHGVAEWGTTDDVLAHPDVDVIVNLTIPAVHVEISSRAIAAGKHVWTEKPLGLDRESTAELLRQADAAGLRIGSAPDTLLGPGFQTAKRAIQSGVIGEPMFASTAFQTVGPDLWHPSPAFLFAQGAGPLLDMGPYYFSGLVSLFGSVDRVAAVGRKKLEERTIQAGPNAGTVFPVEVPTTMQVVTAFEAGQQAASLLSFDSALERHGVFEVHGTEGSIVLPDPNQFEGRIAYVKARTSISDGNWGEQEWIEIEQEGKLTGRGLGLLDMVRAIAENRPHVATGELGYHVLDVMLSAQESAASGEFVKVASTVAPVPTVPVDFDPFAATL, from the coding sequence ATGACCGGGCCCGTCGGAGTCGGTTTCGTCGGCGTCGGTGTCATCAGCGACACCTACCTCGAGAACCTGGGCTCGTTCCCCGATGTCCGCGTCGTCATCCTCGGCGACCTCGACGTCGACCGCGCCAAGGCCCAGGCCGAGAAGCACGGCGTCGCGGAATGGGGCACGACCGATGATGTCCTCGCCCACCCCGACGTCGACGTCATCGTCAACCTGACGATCCCCGCCGTCCACGTCGAGATCTCCTCGCGAGCGATCGCCGCGGGCAAGCACGTCTGGACCGAGAAGCCGCTCGGCCTCGATCGCGAGAGCACCGCGGAGCTCCTGCGCCAGGCGGATGCCGCGGGCCTGCGCATCGGTTCGGCGCCCGACACGCTTCTCGGCCCTGGCTTCCAGACCGCGAAGCGCGCGATCCAGAGCGGTGTGATCGGCGAGCCCATGTTCGCCTCGACGGCTTTCCAGACCGTCGGCCCCGACCTGTGGCACCCGAGCCCCGCGTTCCTCTTCGCCCAGGGGGCCGGCCCGCTGCTCGACATGGGACCGTACTACTTCAGCGGTCTCGTCAGCCTCTTCGGTTCTGTCGACCGAGTGGCTGCCGTCGGGCGCAAGAAGCTCGAGGAGCGCACGATCCAGGCGGGCCCCAACGCGGGCACCGTCTTCCCCGTCGAGGTGCCCACCACGATGCAGGTCGTCACGGCCTTCGAAGCGGGCCAGCAGGCGGCGAGCCTGCTGAGCTTCGACTCGGCCCTCGAACGCCACGGCGTCTTCGAGGTTCACGGCACCGAGGGCTCCATCGTCCTGCCCGACCCCAACCAGTTCGAGGGACGCATCGCGTACGTCAAGGCGCGCACGTCGATCTCGGACGGCAACTGGGGCGAGCAGGAGTGGATCGAGATCGAGCAGGAGGGCAAGCTCACCGGCCGCGGCCTGGGTCTGCTCGACATGGTTCGCGCGATCGCCGAGAACCGGCCTCACGTCGCCACCGGCGAGCTCGGGTACCACGTGCTCGACGTCATGCTCTCGGCGCAGGAATCGGCTGCCTCGGGGGAATTCGTGAAGGTCGCGAGCACCGTGGCGCCCGTGCCCACCGTGCCCGTCGACTTCGACCCCTTCGCCGCGACGCTGTAA